The Oceanispirochaeta sp. M1 genome includes a window with the following:
- a CDS encoding acyltransferase domain-containing protein, translating into MTEIESAFNEIFQDSLNSSFRPDFSLIKQQERSVCLIDSDSEVFYKACHLAGISKDWIPGLHSAVMMIKNNRKLFTVYRYAVELLLNNIEQYDARLFRNWPDPVIQMKDSAPLFYLLLSLETVPIIRAVHLKMGISDRISRDSCTGIGSKAEDYYFLNEHPGMMKKSIYWFQNLIQGRLFRCGRLEFMLKEIEPDLFGYRNPMDNEFRILLKSPTTEKWISPSVDGKTEIEADKSSFKKWNCVLKPGDKVLDMHIPGGGGLTLHLVRDSFQMALDFFEELYPEMEIKGFQCCSWIFSPDLEKIYPEGANLLLLKQAVHLYPVRSMDVEGIGFILGTSSWDTDQCPQKTSIQRNLKRHLLKGGCFRIAAMVLLKEEIENLEKQKS; encoded by the coding sequence ATGACTGAAATAGAAAGCGCCTTTAACGAGATATTCCAGGACAGCCTGAACAGCTCCTTCCGCCCTGATTTTTCCCTGATAAAACAGCAGGAAAGATCTGTCTGCCTCATAGACTCGGATTCTGAGGTTTTTTATAAAGCCTGCCATCTGGCGGGCATATCTAAAGACTGGATTCCAGGACTGCATTCAGCCGTCATGATGATTAAAAATAACAGGAAGCTCTTTACGGTTTATCGCTATGCCGTTGAACTGCTGCTTAACAACATTGAGCAGTATGATGCCAGACTGTTCAGAAACTGGCCCGACCCTGTTATTCAAATGAAAGATTCGGCTCCTTTATTCTATCTGCTTCTTTCTCTGGAAACTGTCCCGATAATACGGGCTGTACATCTGAAGATGGGAATTTCAGACAGGATCAGCAGAGATAGTTGTACAGGGATCGGATCCAAGGCAGAGGATTACTATTTTTTGAACGAACATCCGGGAATGATGAAGAAATCCATTTACTGGTTTCAGAATCTTATTCAGGGAAGGTTATTCCGCTGCGGCCGACTTGAATTCATGCTCAAGGAGATAGAACCTGATCTGTTTGGATACAGGAATCCTATGGATAATGAATTTAGGATTCTGCTTAAATCACCAACAACAGAAAAATGGATAAGCCCATCTGTGGATGGAAAAACAGAAATTGAGGCCGACAAGAGTTCTTTTAAAAAATGGAATTGTGTTCTTAAACCAGGGGACAAGGTTCTGGATATGCATATACCCGGAGGCGGTGGTTTAACTCTGCATCTGGTAAGAGATTCATTCCAAATGGCCCTGGATTTTTTCGAAGAACTATATCCCGAAATGGAGATCAAAGGGTTTCAATGCTGTTCCTGGATATTCTCACCCGATCTGGAAAAAATATATCCCGAAGGAGCCAATCTGCTCCTCCTGAAACAGGCAGTCCATCTATATCCTGTAAGAAGTATGGATGTGGAGGGAATAGGATTCATTCTGGGAACAAGCTCCTGGGATACTGATCAATGTCCTCAGAAAACCA
- a CDS encoding dipeptide epimerase has translation MTISQIRIEEKSFPLKVPFITSLRRVDCIEAIHLILETDDGIHAVGAAAPLKAITGEDRESIIKGIQSLFGRFLNRPLNSAEEELDLLQQLTETGPGPKGAMDMALHDLYSRAAGLPLYAYLGGKSGSIISDLTISLNNADQMVLDSRKAEAEGFQTLKIKLGGSLEDDLNRFRKISHAVGCNLRIDANQGWSIEDSLTFMDRCEKEKLSIDLLEQPLTAKDLKGMAYIRKRINCPLAADESVFTLDDAKRIIDCEGADIINVKLLKCGGISQAKRILNLAESEGLECMMGCMMESPIGISAALHLTAASPVISYYDLDVPYLLNEIPQNYGFRNQGIKLSVKETAGFYD, from the coding sequence ATGACCATCAGCCAGATACGAATAGAAGAAAAATCATTTCCTCTCAAAGTTCCATTCATAACCTCTCTGCGGAGAGTGGATTGTATTGAAGCAATCCATCTCATCTTAGAGACAGATGATGGAATACATGCTGTAGGAGCTGCAGCTCCTTTGAAGGCAATAACCGGAGAAGACAGAGAATCCATTATAAAAGGAATACAAAGCCTATTTGGAAGATTTCTTAACCGACCGCTAAATAGTGCAGAGGAAGAGCTTGATCTGCTACAGCAATTAACTGAAACAGGTCCCGGCCCTAAGGGAGCAATGGACATGGCTCTTCATGACCTGTACAGCAGAGCGGCAGGACTTCCTCTTTACGCTTATCTTGGTGGAAAATCAGGCAGCATCATCTCTGATCTGACAATATCACTGAACAATGCTGATCAGATGGTTTTAGATTCCCGAAAAGCTGAGGCTGAAGGCTTTCAGACATTGAAGATCAAGCTGGGAGGTTCACTGGAAGACGATCTGAACCGATTCAGGAAAATATCACATGCTGTGGGATGCAATCTCAGAATAGATGCTAATCAGGGTTGGAGTATTGAAGACAGCCTGACATTTATGGATCGCTGTGAAAAGGAGAAGCTCTCCATAGACCTCCTTGAACAGCCGCTGACGGCGAAAGACCTGAAAGGAATGGCCTATATAAGAAAAAGGATAAACTGCCCTCTTGCTGCTGATGAATCAGTATTCACCCTGGACGACGCAAAGAGAATCATTGATTGTGAAGGGGCAGATATAATTAATGTAAAACTCCTTAAATGTGGAGGGATAAGTCAGGCAAAAAGGATTCTCAACCTGGCAGAATCAGAGGGTCTGGAATGCATGATGGGATGCATGATGGAGAGCCCTATAGGTATATCAGCGGCTCTTCACTTAACTGCCGCCTCCCCCGTGATAAGCTATTACGATCTGGATGTCCCCTATCTTCTAAATGAGATTCCTCAAAATTATGGATTCAGGAACCAGGGTATAAAACTATCTGTCAAAGAAACAGCTGGCTTCTATGACTGA